A single genomic interval of Notolabrus celidotus isolate fNotCel1 chromosome 13, fNotCel1.pri, whole genome shotgun sequence harbors:
- the LOC117823617 gene encoding uncharacterized protein LOC117823617, whose protein sequence is MPRGKSYRRSLAAKKRMAEQRSAGVERFNASPYGSSNASARHGTGYRHPVQKWPVSSLSGKQHKLVFMPESPDKKFVLLVGDSHLRAIADRHVSMPEGRFSFGIMSTPGGAAHDLRAELVHAHVPRTPDAVCLLAPSNNLTHSRTISDAGADFTELLNAACNRWSNVVVVDFPPRFNCDQQYQELLRQEFHRVCVRLGVRYFPTACHFPLENTDLWARDGIHLSEPEGMSVLSQLMWQAVYVTLDTVPQPPAVKAPLRPLAPCIKPKLVVKGEDTPPRPPVNPFVWRTVQRGKEGNSSGEPGRSSGVLPQRRKVQKQVVKECTIPLNPVWFSFALLDEMDKLVPSHLPGTAVPEGKQKAFVERRRSAASKRSRSDRQAEAVPSVVDLTARVTSTTFMRETAEAEEAVPSVVGASPESPVQSPDQAAPVEGPDHPHRTQRPVKGQSVAAPVCMCSEQLPPPLVSGSSFVGQYSDVNTLLTCSAVAAIKHTIAPVCTWRRRDIDEVRSEGTKLVEFLVEESKKVPAGERELCTLIEKHTVFGGKWSVDIGRPEYFVVKPPGEDTLVSEKLQDLLLRDGMCLFGVDGLATAVIQHKDYIVVVDCSTRDASGSDPSCSRSVAVFNTCLNDLMFHIRGLQKSFNAQTYVVPACL, encoded by the exons ATGCCTCGTGGTAAGTCCTATCGCCGCTCTCTGGCAGCCAAGAAGCGAATGGCAGAGCAGCGAAGCGCTGGCGTTGAACGCTTCAACGCCAGTCCCTATGGCTCCAGCAATGCCAGTGCAC GGCATGGTACTGGGTACCGCCATCCCGTGCAGAAATGGCCAGTTTCGTCGCTGTCCGGGAAGCAGCACAAACTGGTGTTTATGCCCGAGTCTCCTGACAAGAAG TTTGTTCTTCTTGTGGGTGATTCCCACCTTCGTGCCATCGCCGACCGGCACGTGTCCATGCCAGAGGGAAGGTTTTCCTTTGGCATCATGTCTACACCCGGGGGCGCTGCTCATGATTTGAGGGCTGAGCTTGTGCACGCTCACGTCCCTCGAACTCCTGATGCAGTTTGTCTTCTGGCCCCATCCAACAACCTCACACATTCCAGGACCATCTCAGATGCTGGTGCCGACTTCACCGAGCTTCTGAATGCTGCCTGCAATCGGTGGTCCAAC GTTGTAGTGGTGGATTTCCCCCCCCGCTTCAACTGCGACCAGCAGTACCAAGAACTGCTGCGCCAGGAATTCCACAGGGTTTGTGTCCGCTTGG GTGTGCGGTATTTTCCAACGGCATGTCACTTTCCGTTGGAGAACACAGACCTGTGGGCTAGAGATGGC ATTCACCTGTCAGAACCTGAGGGCATGAGCGTGCTATCACAGCTGATGTGGCAGGCTGTTTACGTT ACACTTGACACAGTGCCACAACCCCCCGCTGTGAAAGCACCCCTCAGACCACTAGCACCATGCATCAAGCCAAAACTTGTTGTGAAGGGTGAGGACACTCCACCACGTCCTCCGGTGAACCCCTTCGTGTGGCGCACTGTTCAAAGGGGCAAAGAG gGGAACTCATCAGGGGAGCCTGGCCGGTCCTCTGGTGTGCTTCCTCAGAGAAGGAAGGTACAGAAGCAG GTGGTGAAGGAGTGTACCATCCCGCTAAACCCAGTCTGGTTTAGCTTTGCCCTGTTGGATGAGATGGACAAGCTTGTGCCATCTCATCTCCCTGGTACCGCGGTTCCAGAGGGCAAGCAG aaGGCCTTTGTGGAGCGCAGGAGGAGTGCTGCCTCCAAGAGGAGTCGGTCCGACCGGCAG GCGGAGGCAGTACCTAGCGTGGTAGATTTGACAGCCAGGGTCACTTCTACCACGTTCATGCGGGAGACGGCGGAGGCGGAG GAGGCGGTTCCGAGTGTTGTGGGAGCGTCCCCCGAGTCCCCTGTCCAGTCCCCTGACCAGGCTGCGCCGGTGGAGGGTCCTGACCACCCCCATCGCACTCAAAGGCCCGTCAAAGGTCAGAGTGTTGCAGCTCCAGTTTGCATGTGTTCTGAGCAGTTGCCCCCACCTTTAGTTTCAGGCAGTAGTTTTGTAGGTCAGTACTCTGACGTGAATACCTTGCTCACTTGCAGTGCTGTGGCTGCAATCAAACACACGATTGCACCTGTGTGTACATGGCGTCGAAGGGACATAGACGAGGTCAGGTCAGAAGGGACTAAGTTGGTGGAGTTTCTGGTTGAGGAGAGTAAGAAGGTTCCAGCAGGAGAAAGGGAGTTGTGTACGCTTATTGAGAAGCACACAGTCTTTGGCGGGAAGTGGAGCGTTGACATTGGTAGGCCAGAGTACTTTGTAGTGAAGCCACCAGGGGAGGACACACTTGTGTCTGAGAAGCTGCAGGATCTGTTGTTGAGGGATGGCATGTGTCTTTTTGGTGTTGATGGTCTTGCTACTGCAGTGATACAACACAAAGattacattgttgttgttgactgCAGCACACGTGATGCCAGTGGTTCTGATCCTAGCTGCAGCAGATCTGTGGCTGTGTTCAACACATGCCTGAACGACCTGATGTTTCACATCAGGGGTCTGCAGAAGTCTTTCAACGCACAGACGTATGTTGTGCCAGCATGTCTGTGA